A genome region from Methylobacterium sp. FF17 includes the following:
- the moxJ gene encoding methanol oxidation system protein MoxJ, whose protein sequence is MSFAKGCLSVAAFLALGGAAFAQGTTQAGTKSAPDDRVLRVCAANQPPLSLKDGSGLENRIASAVADAMGRKAEFVWSDKAAIYLVRDSLDKKLCDVVVGLDSDDQRVLTTKPYYRSGYVFITRADRDLNVKSWADPRLKTVDHMVVGFGTPGEVMLKDIGRYEEDMAYLYSLVNFRAARNTYTQIDPARMVSEVVNNKADVAVAFGPDVARYVKDSGQALRMTLVPDDTTRSDGRKMPQSFDQSMGVRRGDEALKAALDAAIAKAKPQIEAILKQDGVPVVAATN, encoded by the coding sequence ATGTCCTTCGCCAAAGGATGCCTGTCCGTCGCCGCATTCCTCGCCCTCGGCGGGGCCGCATTCGCGCAAGGCACCACGCAAGCCGGCACGAAATCCGCGCCCGACGACAGGGTGCTCCGGGTCTGCGCCGCCAACCAGCCACCGCTCTCCCTGAAGGACGGCAGTGGGCTCGAGAACCGGATCGCGTCCGCGGTCGCCGACGCCATGGGGCGCAAGGCCGAGTTCGTCTGGTCGGACAAGGCGGCGATCTACCTGGTGCGTGACAGCCTCGACAAGAAGCTCTGCGACGTGGTGGTGGGGCTCGACAGCGACGACCAGCGCGTGCTGACCACGAAGCCCTATTACCGCAGCGGCTACGTCTTCATCACGCGCGCCGACCGCGACCTCAACGTGAAGTCCTGGGCGGACCCGCGCCTCAAGACCGTCGACCACATGGTGGTCGGTTTCGGCACGCCGGGCGAGGTCATGCTGAAGGATATTGGCCGCTACGAGGAGGATATGGCCTACCTCTACTCGCTGGTGAACTTCCGCGCGGCGCGCAACACCTACACGCAGATCGATCCGGCCCGGATGGTAAGCGAGGTCGTGAACAACAAGGCCGATGTGGCGGTCGCCTTCGGCCCGGATGTCGCTCGCTATGTCAAGGATTCCGGTCAGGCCCTGCGCATGACCCTGGTCCCGGACGACACCACCCGCAGCGACGGCCGCAAGATGCCTCAGAGCTTCGACCAGTCCATGGGCGTCCGGCGCGGCGACGAGGCGTTGAAAGCTGCCCTCGATGCGGCGATCGCGAAGGCCAAGCCGCAGATCGAGGCCATCCTGAAGCAGGACGGCGTGCCCGTCGTCGCTGCAACGAACTGA
- a CDS encoding methyl-accepting chemotaxis protein, producing MPKITIARTLTSLVAVIGLVLASLITSALINSLNKKSAADGVARSAALSLNLFQSLSQMRNERGYGFIALNLEPSANRSAREYTLAARAPVDRALDAAAQGLAASSKPELQALAGEIAPLVATFRQMRSEIDASIDGPLGGRNPDLKKRMFDLGGRIIERVERSARIVDFEIKALDPSTAPMLNARANAWATRDATGELGTAVNVVIGSRQPATDAQRNVIHDAEVRARTLWAVVGRTAEEPGRSPTVTQAYKRGSEAYFGGSFDAMRQDLVRRIAAGDALDFPVDTWMKGNYTAMSAIVDTAAEIMSELAAGAQRHAEREQSNFLFYLAVAAFGLVLIVASVLIVQLRVVRGITTLAAGMRDIAAGNTEVAVPLAGRGDELGSMASAVQVFKDNLIRTREIEAATAQARASAEEQRKATMHAMADAFEGAVGDILATVSSSASELQATAKSMTATATQTAVQSTSVAAAAEEAGTNVGAVAAAAEELGASVQEIARQVDGSAGLARDAVSEADETGRLVQELSQAVSRIGDVVGLISTIAGQTNLLALNATIEAARAGEAGRGFAVVATEVKELAGQTARATQEITLHIQRIQASTDQAVSAIGVTAARIREIDNVAASIAAAVEEQGAATQEIVRNVSQAAMGTGEVTVSIACVAGAAEETGTAASQVLGAASDLSQQSAHLTREVTRFLDTVRAA from the coding sequence ATGCCGAAAATTACAATTGCGCGAACCCTGACGTCGCTGGTCGCCGTCATAGGATTGGTCCTGGCCAGCCTCATCACATCGGCACTCATCAACAGCCTGAATAAAAAGTCTGCTGCCGATGGCGTCGCCCGCTCTGCGGCGCTCTCGCTGAATCTGTTCCAGAGCCTCTCGCAGATGCGCAACGAGCGTGGGTACGGATTCATCGCCCTGAACCTCGAGCCGTCCGCCAATCGCTCAGCACGCGAGTATACCTTGGCCGCTCGCGCACCCGTGGATCGTGCGCTGGACGCGGCCGCACAAGGGCTGGCCGCATCCTCCAAGCCAGAGTTGCAGGCCCTGGCGGGCGAGATCGCACCGCTCGTGGCGACCTTCCGTCAGATGCGATCCGAAATCGATGCGAGCATCGATGGACCGCTCGGCGGTCGCAACCCCGATCTGAAGAAGCGGATGTTCGACCTCGGCGGGCGCATCATCGAACGGGTCGAACGATCCGCCCGGATCGTCGATTTCGAGATCAAGGCCCTCGATCCGTCCACAGCTCCGATGCTCAATGCCCGTGCGAATGCCTGGGCGACACGGGATGCGACCGGGGAGCTCGGCACGGCCGTGAACGTGGTGATCGGCAGCCGCCAGCCCGCGACGGATGCGCAGCGCAACGTCATCCACGATGCCGAGGTGCGCGCCCGGACGCTCTGGGCCGTCGTGGGCCGGACGGCGGAAGAGCCGGGCAGGTCGCCCACCGTCACCCAGGCCTACAAGCGTGGCAGCGAAGCGTATTTCGGCGGGTCGTTCGATGCCATGCGCCAGGACCTCGTCCGCAGGATCGCCGCCGGAGATGCGTTGGACTTCCCCGTCGATACGTGGATGAAGGGCAACTACACGGCCATGTCGGCGATCGTGGATACCGCGGCCGAAATCATGAGCGAGCTCGCCGCCGGAGCCCAGCGTCACGCCGAGCGGGAGCAAAGCAACTTCCTGTTCTACCTCGCGGTCGCCGCCTTCGGTCTCGTTCTCATCGTGGCGAGCGTGCTGATCGTGCAGCTTCGCGTCGTGCGCGGGATCACGACGCTCGCGGCCGGCATGCGCGACATCGCGGCCGGCAACACTGAGGTCGCGGTCCCGCTGGCCGGCCGCGGCGATGAACTCGGCTCGATGGCTTCCGCCGTCCAGGTGTTCAAGGACAACCTGATCCGAACCCGCGAGATCGAGGCGGCGACCGCTCAGGCCAGAGCCTCGGCCGAGGAGCAGCGCAAGGCCACCATGCACGCGATGGCCGATGCCTTCGAAGGCGCGGTGGGCGACATCCTCGCGACGGTGTCGTCCTCCGCCTCCGAACTGCAGGCCACCGCCAAGTCCATGACAGCGACAGCGACCCAGACTGCGGTTCAATCAACGAGCGTTGCCGCGGCGGCGGAGGAAGCGGGGACCAATGTCGGCGCCGTGGCGGCGGCGGCCGAGGAGCTCGGAGCCAGCGTGCAGGAGATCGCCCGGCAGGTCGACGGATCCGCCGGCCTGGCCCGGGATGCCGTCAGCGAGGCCGACGAGACCGGCCGTCTGGTCCAGGAACTGTCACAGGCCGTGTCCCGAATCGGCGATGTCGTGGGCCTGATCTCGACGATCGCCGGGCAGACCAACCTGCTGGCCCTCAACGCGACCATCGAGGCGGCGCGCGCCGGCGAGGCGGGACGTGGCTTCGCGGTGGTCGCCACCGAGGTCAAGGAACTCGCCGGTCAGACCGCGCGGGCGACGCAGGAGATCACCTTGCACATCCAGCGCATCCAGGCCTCCACCGACCAGGCGGTCTCCGCGATCGGCGTGACCGCAGCTCGCATCCGCGAGATCGATAACGTCGCGGCCTCGATCGCAGCCGCTGTCGAAGAGCAGGGTGCGGCCACACAGGAGATCGTCCGCAACGTCTCCCAGGCGGCCATGGGGACGGGCGAGGTGACGGTCAGTATCGCCTGTGTCGCCGGAGCTGCCGAGGAAACGGGCACAGCCGCCTCGCAGGTCCTGGGTGCCGCCTCCGACCTCTCACAGCAATCGGCGCATCTCACCCGCGAGGTGACCCGCTTCCTCGATACCGTGCGCGCTGCCTGA
- a CDS encoding trypsin-like peptidase domain-containing protein, giving the protein MADGNGAMRVIRTRRRLPTAAAQVLLGFAWLGFALGLAHRGLADDGPRWAALYPQDARREIEGADYERYPGAGVLYCRSDGLPRKAAAAWLIGSRRLVVMNAHNVRNRHLAPIRDIAECFFQIGGRNYDFAPDTLRLGTVPGAMSLHITDDWALVDLAQPAEGVRPQPVPAAPDLPSGSEAVPVVMVSPGGHANYPGQSSLEVCKIRQVDPPSEDAIRRVRHDCNNGYGGSGSGLFDANGRLLALHSASLAMNSRRAFDIEYHYGSALMFEGGLLDAIRARIAAEPNTR; this is encoded by the coding sequence TTGGCCGACGGGAACGGAGCGATGCGGGTCATCCGGACAAGGCGGCGCCTGCCCACCGCCGCTGCGCAGGTCTTGCTCGGGTTCGCTTGGCTTGGGTTCGCGCTCGGTTTGGCTCATCGCGGACTGGCGGACGACGGGCCGCGATGGGCAGCCCTCTATCCGCAAGACGCCCGGCGCGAGATCGAGGGGGCGGATTATGAGCGCTATCCCGGTGCCGGCGTGCTGTACTGCCGATCGGACGGCCTTCCCCGGAAGGCCGCCGCCGCCTGGTTGATCGGCAGCCGGAGGCTCGTCGTCATGAACGCCCACAATGTCCGCAACCGGCACCTGGCGCCGATACGCGACATCGCAGAGTGCTTCTTTCAGATCGGCGGCCGGAACTACGACTTCGCGCCCGATACGCTTCGGCTCGGCACCGTGCCGGGGGCGATGTCGCTGCACATCACCGACGACTGGGCGCTGGTCGACCTCGCGCAACCCGCCGAGGGCGTTCGCCCGCAGCCGGTCCCGGCTGCCCCCGATCTACCCAGCGGATCCGAGGCGGTCCCGGTCGTTATGGTCTCGCCCGGCGGCCACGCCAATTATCCAGGTCAGAGCAGCCTCGAGGTCTGCAAGATCCGCCAGGTCGACCCGCCGAGCGAGGATGCGATCCGGCGCGTCCGCCACGATTGCAATAACGGCTACGGCGGCTCCGGTTCGGGCCTATTCGACGCGAACGGCCGTCTCCTCGCCCTCCACAGCGCCTCTCTCGCCATGAATTCGCGCCGCGCCTTCGACATCGAATACCATTACGGCTCGGCCCTGATGTTCGAGGGCGGCCTCCTGGATGCTATCCGCGCCCGCATCGCGGCGGAGCCGAACACCCGCTGA
- a CDS encoding methanol/ethanol family PQQ-dependent dehydrogenase, whose product MNRFLASVSVLAIGALAPVGLPSIASANDKLIAMAKDDANWVMPGKNYDSDNYSPLKQINTSNVKDLKVSWSFSTGLLNGHEGAPVVVDGKMYVHTSFPNNTFALGLDDPGKILWQDKPKQNPAARAVACCDLVNRGLAYWPGDGKTPALILKTLLDGNVMALNAETGETVWKVENSDIKVGSTLTIAPYVVKDKVIIGSSGAELGVRGYLTAYDVKTGSQVWRAYATGPDKDLLLADDFNIRNAHYGQKGLGTSTWEGDAWKIGGGTNWGWYAYDPGTNLIYFGTGNPAPWNETMRPGDNKWTMTIFGRDADTGEAKFGYQKTPHDEWDYAGVNVMMLSNQKDKDGKDRKLLTHPDRNGIVYTLDRTDGSLVSANKIDDTVNVFKSVDLKTGQPVRDPEYGTRMDHLGKDICPSAMGYHNQGHDSYDPERKLFFMGINHICMDWEPFMLPYRAGQFFVGATLNMYPGPKGDRQNYEGLGQIKGYNAITGEFKWEKMERFAVWGGTTATAGGLVFYGTLDGYIKARNSDNGDLLWKFKMPSGAIGYPITYTHKGEQFVAIYYGVGGWPGVGLVFDLQDPTAGLGAVGAFKKLANYTQMGGGVMVFSLNGKGPYDDPNVGEYQTAAAK is encoded by the coding sequence ATGAACAGGTTTCTGGCTTCGGTCTCGGTACTGGCCATCGGCGCCCTCGCGCCCGTCGGCCTGCCGAGCATCGCCTCGGCGAACGACAAGCTCATCGCGATGGCAAAGGATGATGCCAATTGGGTAATGCCGGGTAAGAACTACGACTCGGACAATTACAGCCCGCTCAAGCAGATCAACACCAGCAACGTGAAGGACCTGAAGGTCTCGTGGTCGTTTTCGACCGGCCTCCTCAACGGCCACGAGGGCGCCCCGGTGGTCGTGGACGGGAAGATGTACGTTCACACCTCCTTTCCCAACAACACCTTCGCGCTCGGTCTCGACGATCCTGGCAAGATCCTGTGGCAGGACAAGCCCAAGCAGAACCCTGCCGCCCGCGCGGTGGCCTGCTGCGATCTCGTGAACCGCGGCTTGGCCTACTGGCCCGGCGACGGCAAGACCCCGGCGCTGATTCTGAAGACGCTGCTCGACGGCAACGTCATGGCGCTCAACGCGGAGACCGGCGAGACGGTCTGGAAGGTCGAGAACTCCGACATCAAGGTCGGCTCGACGCTCACGATCGCGCCCTACGTGGTCAAGGACAAGGTCATCATCGGTTCGTCCGGGGCTGAACTTGGCGTGCGCGGTTATCTCACCGCCTACGATGTGAAGACCGGTTCACAGGTCTGGCGCGCCTACGCCACCGGCCCGGACAAGGACCTGCTGCTGGCCGACGACTTCAACATCCGCAATGCCCATTACGGCCAGAAGGGTCTTGGCACCTCCACCTGGGAGGGCGATGCCTGGAAGATCGGCGGCGGCACCAACTGGGGCTGGTACGCCTATGATCCCGGCACCAACCTGATCTACTTCGGCACGGGCAACCCGGCGCCCTGGAACGAAACCATGCGTCCCGGCGACAACAAGTGGACCATGACCATCTTCGGTCGTGACGCGGATACGGGTGAGGCCAAGTTCGGCTACCAGAAGACTCCGCATGACGAGTGGGATTACGCAGGCGTCAACGTGATGATGCTCTCGAACCAGAAGGACAAGGACGGCAAGGACCGTAAGCTCCTGACCCATCCGGACCGCAACGGCATCGTCTATACGCTCGACCGCACCGACGGCTCGCTGGTTTCCGCCAACAAGATCGACGACACCGTCAACGTGTTCAAGTCGGTGGACCTGAAGACCGGCCAGCCGGTGCGCGATCCCGAATACGGCACCCGCATGGACCATCTCGGCAAGGACATCTGTCCCTCCGCGATGGGCTACCACAACCAGGGCCACGATTCCTACGACCCGGAGCGCAAGCTCTTCTTCATGGGCATCAACCACATCTGCATGGATTGGGAGCCCTTCATGCTGCCTTACCGTGCCGGCCAGTTCTTCGTCGGTGCCACACTGAACATGTATCCCGGCCCGAAGGGCGATCGCCAGAACTACGAAGGTCTAGGCCAGATTAAGGGCTACAACGCCATCACCGGCGAGTTCAAATGGGAGAAGATGGAGCGCTTCGCCGTTTGGGGCGGGACCACGGCGACGGCCGGTGGCCTGGTGTTCTACGGAACGCTCGACGGCTACATCAAGGCGCGCAACTCGGACAACGGAGACCTTCTCTGGAAGTTCAAGATGCCGTCCGGCGCCATCGGTTACCCGATCACCTATACCCACAAGGGTGAGCAGTTCGTTGCCATCTACTATGGCGTCGGTGGCTGGCCAGGTGTCGGCCTCGTCTTCGACCTTCAGGACCCGACCGCCGGTCTCGGCGCAGTGGGCGCGTTCAAGAAGCTCGCGAACTACACTCAGATGGGCGGCGGCGTGATGGTGTTCTCGCTGAACGGAAAGGGCCCCTACGACGATCCGAACGTCGGTGAGTACCAGACGGCGGCCGCGAAGTAG
- the moxG gene encoding cytochrome c(L), periplasmic, producing MRDFHGILAVCFSLVAVLGGVAALAQPAAGPQSGFVFRNTVTGEQLDIAQGKEGGRDTPAVKQFLQTGKNAYIDDKSCLRNGESLFATSCSGCHGHLAEGKLGPGLNDNYWTYPSNTEDTGLFATIFGGANGMMGPHNENLTPDEMIQVIAWIRHLYTGPVKDAVWLNADQKKNYTPYKQGEIFPKDVKGQCPPLAD from the coding sequence ATGCGTGATTTCCACGGCATCCTAGCCGTCTGCTTCAGTCTCGTCGCGGTCCTGGGCGGGGTCGCCGCCCTGGCGCAGCCCGCCGCAGGCCCCCAGAGCGGCTTCGTCTTCCGCAACACCGTCACAGGGGAGCAACTCGACATCGCTCAGGGTAAGGAGGGCGGTCGCGATACGCCGGCGGTCAAGCAGTTCCTCCAGACCGGTAAGAACGCATACATCGACGACAAGTCCTGCCTACGGAACGGTGAATCGCTCTTCGCAACCTCTTGCTCCGGGTGTCACGGCCATCTCGCCGAGGGCAAGCTCGGGCCGGGACTCAACGACAATTACTGGACCTATCCGTCCAACACCGAGGATACCGGCCTCTTCGCCACGATCTTCGGCGGCGCCAACGGGATGATGGGGCCGCACAACGAAAATCTGACGCCGGATGAGATGATCCAGGTCATCGCCTGGATCCGACACCTCTATACAGGTCCCGTCAAGGATGCGGTCTGGCTCAACGCCGACCAGAAGAAGAATTACACGCCCTACAAGCAGGGTGAGATCTTCCCCAAGGACGTGAAGGGCCAGTGCCCCCCGCTGGCCGATTGA
- a CDS encoding coiled-coil domain-containing protein — MAVDFRSELRRPLTFSLGVVALVLLLWLLIVTVVHGRQRRAYEAQLAAQMESQIALQGEFARQRNALGTVSELQEKAALVEAQRRRGSELVAEAVAQIAALKATQAAAEARAAEAGKAAEQEAKRYADLQAKAQTLEPLRQAISEAEQGAATRTQELADLDRMIEAARQQEAKLRSDLKGLAQDVETKAANNAKFEQSQQQAQEAAAAAKKELSEAKAGSAQAAKQRQDTEQALDELKSKGDQLAATVTQTNQQLDQARRSLTLTQDDLSRAQAERGSLMAQRAEAQNALKALSVEREHLSASVTEANQTLEQVRFNLTAIQKDVDAAQGRRDRLVAEQAQLEKAIADQTANRDKLAAALTQANQQLQKSRDGLSKAQQEITRSQAQREELASQSSQLQSVVAKLDAERKRSAAELDALRKQQTEAQAQLATLTENVSTRNKEVADLESRLGSTRIELADTQNKLADIRKQLSGQPTLDGTPSEVPAESR; from the coding sequence ATGGCAGTCGATTTCCGCTCGGAACTGCGTCGCCCTCTCACGTTCAGCCTCGGGGTTGTGGCTCTCGTGCTGCTGCTGTGGCTGCTGATCGTGACGGTGGTTCACGGCAGACAGCGGCGCGCCTACGAGGCGCAGCTCGCGGCACAGATGGAAAGCCAGATTGCCCTTCAGGGAGAGTTCGCTAGGCAGCGCAACGCTTTAGGGACAGTGAGCGAGTTGCAGGAAAAGGCAGCTCTGGTCGAGGCTCAGCGGCGACGGGGCAGCGAGTTGGTTGCCGAGGCGGTGGCGCAGATCGCCGCCCTGAAGGCGACCCAGGCTGCTGCGGAGGCGCGTGCGGCCGAGGCCGGAAAAGCCGCTGAACAGGAAGCCAAGCGCTACGCGGATCTTCAGGCAAAGGCACAGACGCTCGAACCTCTGCGCCAAGCGATCTCCGAAGCCGAACAGGGCGCGGCGACCCGCACTCAGGAGCTTGCAGATCTCGACCGCATGATCGAGGCCGCTCGGCAGCAGGAGGCCAAGCTGCGCTCTGATCTCAAGGGCTTGGCGCAGGACGTCGAAACGAAGGCTGCGAACAACGCGAAGTTCGAGCAATCGCAGCAGCAGGCGCAAGAGGCCGCCGCTGCTGCAAAGAAGGAGCTTTCCGAGGCGAAGGCCGGAAGCGCGCAAGCCGCCAAACAGCGCCAGGATACCGAGCAGGCCCTCGATGAACTGAAGTCAAAAGGCGACCAGCTTGCCGCCACCGTGACCCAGACCAACCAGCAGCTCGATCAGGCTCGTCGGAGTCTCACCCTCACGCAGGACGACCTGTCCCGTGCGCAAGCCGAGAGGGGCAGCCTCATGGCCCAGCGCGCGGAGGCCCAGAACGCCCTCAAGGCTCTGAGCGTCGAACGCGAGCACCTGAGTGCGAGCGTCACCGAAGCCAATCAAACACTTGAACAGGTGCGTTTCAACCTGACGGCCATCCAGAAGGACGTGGACGCAGCCCAAGGGCGTCGAGACAGGCTCGTCGCCGAGCAGGCACAGCTCGAGAAAGCGATTGCCGATCAGACGGCCAATCGAGACAAACTCGCCGCAGCTCTGACGCAAGCCAACCAACAACTCCAGAAAAGCCGCGATGGCTTGAGCAAGGCGCAGCAGGAGATCACGCGTTCGCAGGCTCAGCGTGAGGAATTGGCGTCTCAGAGCAGCCAATTGCAGTCTGTGGTTGCGAAACTGGATGCCGAACGGAAGCGCAGTGCAGCCGAACTGGATGCTTTAAGGAAGCAGCAGACCGAGGCACAGGCGCAGCTCGCGACACTTACTGAGAATGTATCGACCCGTAACAAGGAGGTGGCCGACTTGGAGAGCCGCCTCGGCTCTACCCGCATCGAACTCGCAGACACACAGAACAAACTCGCGGACATCCGCAAGCAGCTCTCCGGACAACCCACTCTGGATGGGACGCCATCCGAGGTCCCCGCTGAGTCCCGGTAA
- a CDS encoding methanol dehydrogenase [cytochrome c] subunit, with translation MRTFITALAIGAGALLAVPALAYDGTKCKAAGNCWEPKPGFPEKIAGTKYDPKHDPKELNKQSESIRAMEERNKKRIEAAKKSGKFEYDVTKLSSN, from the coding sequence ATGCGGACATTCATCACGGCCCTGGCGATCGGTGCAGGCGCCCTGCTCGCGGTTCCGGCGCTGGCCTATGACGGCACCAAGTGCAAGGCCGCCGGCAATTGCTGGGAGCCCAAGCCCGGCTTCCCCGAGAAGATCGCCGGCACCAAGTACGACCCGAAGCACGACCCCAAGGAACTGAACAAGCAATCCGAGTCGATCCGGGCGATGGAGGAGCGCAACAAGAAGCGCATCGAAGCCGCCAAGAAGTCCGGCAAGTTCGAGTACGACGTCACCAAGCTCTCCTCGAACTAA